From the Marivivens sp. LCG002 genome, the window GAACATGCGTCGATTCTCTTTCTGCACGACGATGCTCGTGATTTCTGGGCCTTTATAGGCGACAAACTTTGATGGTTTGCCGCAACTTGCGAGCCCGAGAAAAGCGACGAACGCCACCAAGATTTTTACAAGTTTCATGTTTAGCTGCTCAATTTTACCTTGCGCCCTCCTACATCAATTCAGAGGCCCGATCTATTGAAGAACAGCTGTTCACGAGCGTGTGAATGCACCTGCAATCTCGACGTGTGACGACCAACGGAACTGATCGACGACGATCAACCGCTCAAGTTTCCACCCCGCATCGACAAGCGTCTTGGCGTCGCGTGCGAATGTAACGGGGTTACAAGATACCATCGCGACAACGGGCACGGCGGAGCGTGTGATGGCTTCGATCTGGGCTTCGGCTCCTGCTCGAGGAGGATCAATCACGATCGCTTTGAAGCGCGCAAGTTCGTCAGGTTCCAACGGCCTGCGGAAAAGATCCCGCGTTTCGGTCGTCACAAGTTTGAGGCCGCTTGCCTCGCGCCAACCACGATCAAGAGCGGCGAGCATTTCACGAACGCCTTCGACCGCATGAACTTCTGCAGTTTTGGCGAGAGGAAGCGAAAAAGTTCCACAACCCGAAAACAAATCGATAACGCTCGGCGCTTTGCCGACGGTTTCGATGACAAAGGATTGAAGCGCCGCCTCACCCGCCTTGGTCGCCTGAAGGAATGAACCCGGCGGAGGAACGACACGCGCTGCTCCAAAACGCTGCTCGGGCGGGTTCATGGTGACGATTGGCTCATCCTTCCAGACCAAACGGGCGATATTATGGATGCGCGCAAATTCTGCCATCTCGATGCGAATAGCCTCGGTCAGCTCTTTGTCGGTTTCGACATGAATATCGGGACCCGCTTCGCTTTGAATGACCGTAATATCGATCTCGCCCTTCCGCGATGCAGCCGCGACAGTAAGGGCCTCAAGCGTCGGAATGAGAGCGATCAATTCGGGCGTCAGAAGCTTGCAGTCGGGAATTTCGACAATGGTGCCCGAACCTTTGGCATGAAAACCGACCATCGCGCCCTTTTTCGTGCGCTTGCCGGAAAACTTGGCCCGACGACGCGAATTTGCAGGCGATGTCTCGACATGTTCCGGTGCAAAATCGATCCCCTGAGCCGCAAGTGCCTTTTGAACAACCGATGCTTTCCATTCCGCAACAAACCGATCAGAGGCATGTTGAAGTGCGCAGCCCCCACAAGCCTTGAAATGTCGACAAGGTGGAGCAACGCGATCTGGCGAAGGCTTGAGAATACGTGCGGTGCCATCTTCAAGGACGTCAACTTCCTCGTCGGGAAGCACCCGCGCGACGAGTTCGCCGTCTTCGGTGCGGCCAAGAGCGTTGTGCGTGAGTGACTTGATGAGTTGCATGAGGGCTTCCTTTGATCCGAGGCTGCATTACCCCAGCTTTTCGTTATCCCGCAACTGTCAGAGTGCAAGAAGGGCGTCTTTGGAAAGCGTGAACCCGGATTCGATCCACGCGGCTTCAAGGGTCCGCAAACGCTCGCCCAGCGCGTGACCCTCGTACTGACCAAGAAGCTCTTGTGCCTTGATCGGGAAACTCGCGGATGCGCCAAGCGCAAGATCATCTTCGATTGCCGGTAACGGATTCTGAAAAAAGGCGAAACGAAGAACCATTATGGACCGAGCGGTCTCGAGACCATACCGATAAGCGAGCTCGGCAGGAGCCTTGCTCCCTAACGCCTCTGCTTGATAAAGGTCGACACGTTTTGCCTCGGAGTTGCTCAGACGCAAACGCTCTTTGGCGTCCTGACCCCCAAGCGCTGCAAGACGCAACATCGGATCTGGAACGGCTTCGGTCGCGAGGTGGACGAGAATTGCCAGCGTGACGGGGGCTGCTCCCGGCAACACGCGCGCCAGGATTCCCGAAGCGCCCATGGATCCAAGCACAGGCGCAGGATCGGGCGCTGCCAAGAGTTTCCGCATCTCGTTCCCAATCCGCTCGGCGGAAAGAGCTTCGATACCATCCTGATGTTCGGCACAGGCGGCAAGAGCCTCTGCGTCTATCCCCTGGTCGGCATTACCATACCACGCGGAGAAGCGAAAAAACCTGAGTATCCTGAGGTAGTCCTCGCGAATTCGATCCTCAGGGTTGCCGATAAAGCGAACGATGCCCTGCTCAAGATCAGGCAAGCCCCCTATAGGATCGAAAACGTCGCCTTTGGAATTTGCATAAAGAGCATTCATGGTGAAATCGCGGCGCGCAGCATCCTCTTGCATCGTTTCTGCGAATGCAACGACGGCATGTCGGCCATCGGTCTCGACATCCTTGCGATAGGTCGTGACCTCAAAAGGAATGCCGTCTTCTACAAGAGTGATCGTGCCGTGATCGATACCCGTCGGAACGGCTTTTATTCCAACAGATTCGGCCAGCGATAGTATCTGCTCAGGCGTCGCAGAGGTCGAAATATCGAAGTCCGACACAGGCTGCTTGAGCAAGGCGTTGCGCACACAGCCCCCGACAAAAAAGGCTTCGAACCCAGCATCCTCGAACATTGCGCACACGCGTTGAGATGCGGATGACGATATCCATGCGTCCCGAATTTTCGTCATTGATCCAACCGTTCGGCAAAGCGGCGCAGGATGAGAGCGGTCGCACCCCAAATATAATAAGGGCCGTAGGGTACAGTGAAGTAAAACCGCTTTTGCCCCTGCCAGCGTCTGCCTTCTACACGAAAATTCGATGGGTTGGTGACGTGATCGAACGGGACGGTAAAAGCTTCTTCAACTTCGCCCGCTTCGGGTTCGAAGACGAAGGGTTCTTTTACAAGGGCGACAACCGGCGTCGCGATATAGTTCGAAACGGTTTCATGGGTCGGAAGGCAACCCAGCACTTCGACGTTCGAAGGCACGAGGCCGATTTCTTCATGGGCCTCGCGCAGCGCGGTTGCTTCCAGATCCGCATCCGTATCGTCACGACGACCACCGGGAAATGCGATTTGCCCCGGATGATGTTTGAGATGTGCTGACCTCTTGGTGAGGATCAGTGAACCGTCGCTTTCGTTGAATGCTACAAGAACTGCAGCCTGTCTCGGTGTCCGCCCCGCAGGAAGGCGGATACCGGGGTTGAGATCAAAGTCAGAAGAGCTGTCGCCCCGTTTGGCAAGGGCGCTCAGCAAAATCTGTCTTAAATCAGGCTTGTTCATCCGGCTTCTCGGTTGCTTCAAATCCGAGAGTAGCAGGATCGAACTCGTAATGCGAACCACAGAACTGACAATCGGCGGTCACAATACCTTCTTCGGTCGTCATGTGACGAATATCCTTGGCCGAATAGATCGAAAGGCTTTCGCGAACGCGCTCTTCCGAACAGGTGCAGCCGAATTTTACTGTCTGCGCATCAAAGACCCTAGGGGTTTCTTCGTGGAACAAACGCAAAAGAAGTTCGGTCGGCTGGACCGTCGGGCCGATCAATTCGAGTTGTTCGACCGTATCGAGAAGCACATTTGCACGGGTCCAGTTTTCACCTTCATCCTCGTCGAGGAGATCTGTCGCAGCCAAGAGACCGTCTTCTCCTGTTGCTTCTTCTCCTTTGGCAAAGGGCGACGCCTTGGGCATATGCTGGAGCATGACACCCCCAGCACGCCAATGCGCATCTTGCCCAGGCATTTGTGATGTCCCGAAGCTCAACTCGAAACGGGTCGGGATTTGCTCGGACTGGGCGAAGTATGTTTCAGCACATTTCGACAAAGAGCCGCCCGCAATCGGCGTGATGCCTTGATAAGGGGTCATGCCTTTGCCCTGATCGATCAGGATCGCAAAATAGCCTTGGCCGATTTGGGTGAAAGTATCCTGGTTCGGATCAAGCGCCTCTCGATCGAATGACGCGTAAGCGCGGATGCGAGCAGGCTCGCCATCATCGGTCGGCCCATAATAATCGGTCGCGATAAGCCGCACGGAACCGCTACCACGCACTTGGAGAGAGAGCTTCCAGCGCAGCTTGATGGTTTGACCGATGAGCGCGGTCAATAGACACATCTCGGCGATCAAGGCTTCGATTTGCGGCGGGTAATCGTGCTGGGCCAGCACCTGCTGCAACAGACCATCGAGCCGCGCGACCCGCCCCCGAATATCCGAGCGGTCTAGTTGAAATGGCAGGACGGTATCATCCCAAGCGAGCTGCGAGCCGAGCGACATATGACTTCCTTCGAAAAGGTCTGGAATTGGCGTATCGCGTCCATATAGTCGTCTTGAGCAAAGGTCCAAGGGGGTAAATGACATGAGGCGCTTCGGAGAACCCGTAATTTCGGGTCAAAAATACACCGTTCGCCCCGGAGTATATGTCATTCTACCGCGCCAAGGGCGTCTCTTGCTCACCAAACAGGACGGTGAGGTTCAACTCCCCGGTGGCGGTATCGACCGCGGGGAGTCACCTCTTCAAGCGCTTCACCGAGAGGTATTCGAAGAAACAGGCTGGCGCATCGCCGATCCGCTCAAAGTAGGCGTTTATCAGCGTTTCTGCTATATGCCCGATTATGATCTCTGGGCGAAAAAAGTGTGCCACATCTATATCGCGCGCCCGATCCTGAAACTCGGCGCCCCGACCGAACTCGGTCACCAGGCCGTTTGGGTCGAAAAAGCCCTTGCAGAAATCGTGCTCGCAAATTCAGGCGATCGCGCCTTTGTCGCCTCGCTCTAGGTCAAATCGCGTTTTTCGACCAACAGTCCATAGAGCGTAGTCTGAACGCTCAGGCTGAACATGAATTCGAGCCAGATGAAAGGCAACCAGAGCAATATTCCTCCAGTCGGAAAGAGCGCTTCGAACTGCACGAGCAAGATACTAAGAACATAGTTCAAAACCCCAAGGATCAGAGCAATTTGAAAAAGGTCTTTGCTCACGCTTGCGGTCATCCGAAAGGACTCGAGGATCGGAAGCGAGTGGCCGACAGTTATCCCAGTAAGTGCAAGGCTGAAACGCAAGGTCAGAAAATAAACGACGAGCGTCACACCGAATTCGAGAAAGGGCGCAAGATAAACCAGAAGGTTACCTAATCCGATGGAAATCACTCCGATCACTAGAAAGCCGATCATCACGACGGCAAGAATGATCATCGAAACACCAAAGACCCGACCGACATAACCGATCAGTTCCTTCATATGCACAACAGGAAGCCACGCTGGATATTCTTCCAGCAGGATAAAGCGGTGCCACAGAACAGGCACCCATGACGTAAGCACCAAGAAGGCAAACATGGTGATCAAAAGATAGAACGATGATGTTCCTTCTGGATTTTCGAGAATCTGAAATCGGCTCAGCAAGAAATAGATTATCCCGCCGAGCAATACTGCGGGTCCGACCGAGATCTTGAGCGCATTGCCAAAGTTCCCCGTCAGCATCTTGAACGCATGTCGCAGGATCAATCCGTGCATATTCTTCTCCAGAACCCAAAATTTAGCCGTAGAACTCACGAAACACGGCTTGGGGTCAATGGCCTTCCCTTGCTTGCAGTTAAAAAACCCGTTATCGCGCCTGCGATATCCAACAAGGAGAGACCGCGATGTCCGCCCCAAAGAAAGTCGTCCTCGCCTACTCCGGCGGCCTCGACACGTCGATCATTCTGAAGTGGCTCCAGACCGAATACGGTTGTGAGGTTGTCACCTTTACCGCCGACCTTGGTCAGGGCGAAGAGCTTGAGCCTGCGCGCAAAAAGGCAGAGCTGCTCGGCATCAAACCCGAAAACATCTTTATCGAAGACGTGCGCGAAGAATTCGTAAAGGACTTCGTCTTCCCGATGTTCCGTGCAAATGCCGTTTACGAAGGCCTTTATCTGCTCGGCACATCCATTGCACGTCCGCTGATTTCCAAGCGTCTTGTCGAGATCGCGGAAATGACCGGCGCCGACGCCGTTGCGCACGGCGCGACCGGCAAGGGCAACGATCAGGTTCGCTTCGAACTGTCGGCTTATGCGCTCAACCCCGCTATCAAGGTGATCGCACCCTGGCGCGAATGGGATCTGACCTCGCGCACCAAACTGATCGAATTCGCGGAAGAGCACCAGATTCCGATCGCCAAGGACAAGCGCGGCGAGGCTCCCTTCTCGGTTGACGCAAACCTGCTGCACACTTCGTCCGAAGGTAAAGCTCTCGAGAACCCTGCTGATCAGGCACCCGAATACGTCTACCAGCGCACCGTTTCTCCGGAAGAGGCACCAGACACCCCCGAGTTCATCGAAGTCACCTTTGAAAAGGGTGATGCGGTTGCGATCAACGGTGTCGAAATGTCGCCAGCAACGATCCTTACCGAGCTTAACGAATATGGCCGTAAGCATGGCATCGGGCGTCTTGATTTCGTCGAAAACCGCTTCGTCGGCATGAAGTCCCGCGGCATCTATGAAACACCGGGCGGCACGATCCTTCTTGAAGCGCACCGTGGTATCGAACAGATCACCCTTGATAGCGGTGCGGGTCACCTCAAGGATTCGATCATGCCGCGCTATGCCGAGCTGATCTATAACGGCTTCTGGTTCTCACCCGAGCGCGAAATGCTTCAGGCGCTTATCGACAAGAGCCAAGAACATGTTACGGGCACCGTCCGACTCAAGCTTTACAAAGGTTCGGCAAGCACCGTTGGCCGCTGGTCCGAATACTCGCTCTACTCCGAGAAGCACGTCACCTTTGAAGAAGACGCGGGCGCCTACGATCAGAAAGATGCCGCCGGCTTCATTCAGCTCAACGCGCTGCGTCTCAAGCTCATTGCAACGCGGAACCGCCGCGTCAAAGGCTGAACTGGTTGCATATGAAATGCGAAAGGGTCCGAAATTCGGGCCCTTTTTGCTTTGTCAGAGACGAACTGTCTGGACTTCATGCAGGTCGGGGATCGAGTCGGCAGCCCCTTTGCGGGTTACCATGATGGCGCCTGCGCGGTTAGCGGTCCTGAGCGCTTGTTCCATCGGCTGACCACGATCAAGACCTGCAAGGACATAACCCGTAAAGGTATCCCCTGCCCCCGTCGTATCAACAGGTTCGACCTTGTAGGCTTCAAACGTCTTGTGAATGCCGTGCTCGGTTTCGAACCATTCTGCACCGCGTGATCCCAAGGTGATGATAACGTCACGCACACCAAGTTCCTGAGGCGTCTTGCCCAGCGCCTCGGTCAACTGGCGCGCCTCGACTTCGTTCAGGATGAGAAAGTCGATAAACTCGATCACATCCGAAACGGCCTTTGCGCTGAAGGGTGCCGCAGCATAGGCAACTTTGAGACCCATCTGCTTGGCAAGCGCGGCGGTTTCAACCTGAAGATTGGTTTCGTTCTGGCAAACGACACGGTCACCTGTATGCGCTTCGGAAAGCGCGGCCTGGACGGATTCCAGTCGGATCAATGTCGAAGCACCGGGTTGGATGATGATCGTATTCTCACCATCGTCAGCCACAGCAATAATGGCTTGCGAGGTCAAATCGCCGATCGTTTCGATATATCGGGTATCCACACCGTATTCGAGAAGCCGATCGCGGGCCCATATCCCGTCTGCACCAACCGCTCCGATGTGGTGGACCTGAGCGCCCGCACGTGCGGCGGCAACGGACATATTCGCCCCCTTGCCGCCGAGATAGATCGCCCGCCCCGTCGAACTTAAAGTTTCTCCCGGGGCGAGGATATGAGGCACGGAATAGACAATATCGGCATTGATAGAGCCTAAATTCCAGATCGCCATTTTACATTCCCTTGGTTAACGCACCTTGCAGGCTGCGATTGCAGCCATGTTCAGGATGTCATTAACCGTCGAGACAGTCGAGCAAATCTGGATGGGTTTATCGACACCTGCGAGAATCGGTCCGATCACGGTCGCGCCCCCCATTTCCTGCATCAACTTGACCGAGATCGAAGCCGAGTGGCGAGCAGGAACGACAAGGACATTCGCTGGTCCCGTGAGGCGGCTGAACGGATAATGCTCTGCTGAACGCGGATTTAGCGCAACATCTACCGTCATCTCGCCTTCGTACTCGAAATCTACACCACGCTTATCAAGGATTTTGGGTGCGACATTCATCTTGGTTGCGCGTTCCGATACGGGATATCCGAAGGTCGAGAACGATACAAAGGCAACCCGAGGATCCAGACCAAGGTCACGGGCAACGTCGGCACCGCGTTCGGCAATATCCGCAAGGTCCTCTTCGCTTGGCCATTCATGCACAAGCGTATCGCCGATCAGAACGATACGGCCCTTGTTGATGATCGCAGAAATCCCGACTGCTCCCGAAGAGGGAGATGCGTCAAACACATGATTGATGAGCTCAAGAACATGCGCTGATTTACGGGTAGCGCCCGTCACCAGACCGTCACCGTGACCATGTGCAAGCATCAACGCGCCAAAGACATGACGGTCTCGGGCCGCAAGACGGTGAATATCGGAGCGGTCGAACCCTTTCCGCTGAAGACGGTCATAGAGGAACGACTTGTAGGTGCTTAAATGCGAGGTGTTCTTTGCGTTGACGACTTCGATCTCGCTGACTGCGTCGGCAAGTCCTTCGGATGTCAAAAGCTCGGCCACTTCGGCTTCGCGGCCGATGACAAGAGCCTTGCCAAGACCGTTGCGTTGATACTGAACAGCAGCACGCAAAACGCGAGGATCGTCGCCTTCGGCAAAAATAATCGTTGCCTGAGCTGCGCGGGCTCGGGACTGAATTCCGCGCAGAATGCTCGCTGTCGGGTCCATGCGCGCCTTGAGCGACGCTTCGTAGGCGTCCATATCTACGATCGGACGACGTGCCACCCCCGTATCCATGCCTGCCCGAGCGACTGCGGGCGGGATTCGATGGATCAGGCGCGGATCGAAGGGCGTCGGAATGATGTAATCGCGACCAAATCCAAGCTTTCGGCCATAGGCCAGAGCGACTTCATCAGGAACATCTTCGCGCGCAAGTTCTGCGAGAGCTTTTGCACAAGCGATTTTCATCTCGTCATTGATCGCACGAGCATTGATATCAAGTGCACCGCGGAACAAATAGGGGAAACCGAGAACGTTGTTCACTTGGTTCGGATAATCCGAACGACCAGTGGCGACGATCGCATCCTCGCGAACTGCATGTGCTTCTTCGGGGGTAATTTCAGGATCGGGGTTTGCCATCGCAAAAATGACAGGATTCGGAGCCATGCTCGCAACCATCTCGGCAGTCACGGCGCCTTTGGCCGACACACCAAGGAAAACGTCCGCGCCCTTCATAGCTTCTTCGAGAGTGCGCGCATCGGTAACGGCGGCATGCGCCGACTTCCATTGGTTCATGCCTTCGGTGCGACCCTGATAGATCACGCCTTTGGTGTCGCACATAATGCAATTATCCTGCTTGGCACCCATCGTCTTGATGAGTTCGAGACAGGCGATGCCAGCGGCACCCGCACCGTTCAGAACAATCTTGCAGTCCTCGATCTTTTTACCCGAGATGTGCAGTGCGTTGATCAATCCCGCTGCACAGATCACGGCGGTGCCGTGCTGGTCGTCATGAAAGACCGGAATGTCCATCTCTTCCTTGAGACGTTGCTCGATGATGAAGCATTCGGGGGCCTTGATATCCTCGAGGTTGATGCCGCCAAAGGTCGGCCCCATGAGGCGAACGGCATTGCAGAACGCGTCGGGATCCTCGGTATCAAGTTCGATATCAATTGAATTCACATCAGCAAAACGCTTGAAGAGAACCGACTTGCCCTCCATCACCGGCTTGGATGCGAGTGCACCGAGGTTTCCAAGTCCAAGAACCGCAGTGCCGTTCGAGATAACAGCGACAAGGTTACCCTTGTTGGTGTAGTCATATGCGGTTTCCGGATTGGCATGGATCTCTTCACAAGGAACAGCAACCCCAGGAGAATACGCCAGCGACAAATCGCGCTGGGTTGTCATCGGGACGGTCGCTTGGACCTCCCACTTACCGGGTGTTGGGTCCATATGAAACGTCAACGCATCTTCGCGTGTGACACGAGCCTTCGCCATTTGCCTATCCCTCCTGAAGCGTTCCTCAGCCATAAGGGAGAGGTTCATTCCTCGCAACGGGTTCGTTTTCGACTTTTGTCGCTAACATCGGTCGTTTAGGTTCTGGTGCAACAAATTGGGGGACCGAATGAGCACTGGCGCAGTTACGCCGATGATGGCGCAGTATCTGGAGATCAAAGAAAATCATCCGGGTGCGCTCTTGTTTTATCGCATGGGCGACTTCTACGAGATGTTCTTTGAAGATGCAGTCGCGGCGGCAGAGGCTCTTGATATCGCTCTGACCAAGCGTGGAAAGCACAATGACGAGGACATCCCCATGTGCGGCGTCCCCGTTCATGCGGCCGAAGGCTACCTCCTCACCCTCATCCGCAAGGGCTTTCGTGTCGCCGTTTGCGAACAGCTGGAAGATCCCGCAGAGGCCAAGAAGCGTGGATACAAGGCCGTAGTGAAGCGTGATGTTGTGCGTCTGGTAACGCCAGGAACGCTGACCGAAGATAGCCTTCTTGATGCACGGCGCCACAACTTCCTCGCGGCGTATGCCGTGATGCGCGATGAAGGCGCGCTGGCTTGGGTCGACATTTCGACTGGCGCCTTCAATGTCATGTCCTGCCCGCAAGTCCGGCTTGGACCTGAACTTGCGCGACTGTCTCCGCGGGAAGTTATCCTGATAGACGATGCGGATACCGAACTCAGGAACATCGTCAAAGACGCAGGTGCTGCAATCTCGGAGCTTGGACGATCCGCCTTTGACAGCACAAATGGCGAAAAGCGCCTTTGTAGTCTCTATTCTGTCGCTTCTCTTGATGCCTTTGGCACCTTTGGCCGCGCCGAGGTTTCTGCGATGGCGGCCGTAGTCGAGTATCTCGAAATTACACAAAAGGGGAACCTGCCGCTTCTTCGGCCCCCTGTCATCGAAATGCATTCGCAAAATATGCAAATCGATGCAGCAACCCGCCGCTCACTGGAGCTTACCCACGGGTCCCAAGGTGGGCGCGCCGGGTCTCTCCTTGCTACGATCGACAAAACGGTCACCGCAGCGGGGGCCAGACTTCTTGAACGTCGGATTTCTTCACCGTCGTGCGATCTCCAGACCATCGTCCAACGTCAGGAAGCGGTTGCATTCTTTAACGAATCCTCAAGGCTTTCGGAAGATGTACGCGAGCATCTTCGCGCCGTTCACGATGTTGACCGCGCGCTTTCCCGTCTGGCGCTTGAACGTGGCGGGCCGAGAGATATGGCTGCCATTCGCAACACCCAAAGCGAAGCGGAGCGTCTGCATCAGGTTCTGTCGGGATCCAACTTGCCCGAAGTACTGAAATCCGCGGTCGAGTCGCTGGTTGGCCATGAAGAGCTATTGGAGCTGCTTGACCAAGCATTGGTCGCCGAGCCCCCACTTCTATCGCGGGACGGCGGCTTCATAGCACCCGGATACGACGAAGAGCTTGATGAAGCCCGAACACTCAGGGACGAAGGTCGCTCGGTAATCGCATGCATGCAGGCCGAGTTCATCGAACGCACGGGGATTTCGTCACTCAAGATCAAACACAACAATATTCTTGGCTATTTCATCGAAACAACCGCGACCCATGCGGAAAAAATGATGAGCGCGCCGCTCAATGAAACCTTTATCCACCGCCAAACAACTGCCAACCAAGTTCGCTTCACCACGGTTGAACTCAGCGAAATCGAAACCAAGATACTGAACGCGGGATCGCGAGCGATCGAGATCGAAAAGCGTCTCTATTCAAGCCTGAATAGTGCAATTGTTGCGCGCGCGGCAGAGTTGGGCCAGCTCAGCCGTGCCTTGGCAGAGCTTGATGTTGCTGTGAGCCTCGCGACGCTTGCGCGTGCGGAAAACTGGACAAGACCAAAGCTCGACAGATCACGGGCTTTCAACATCAAGGGTGGGCGGCACCCCGTTGTTGAACAAGCGCTTAAACGAACAGGCGAGCCCTTTGTTGTCAACGATTGCTCGCTAACCGAAACCCCGATCTGGCTTTTGACCGGTCCAAACATGGCTGGTAAATCAACCTACCTTCGCCAGAACGCTTTGATCGCGGTCCTGGCGCAAATGGGTTCATTTGTTCCCGCCAAGTCCGCCGAAATCGGTCTTGTGAGCCAAATCTTTTCGCGGGTCGGGGCATCCGATGATCTTGCCCGCGGCAGGTCAACGTTCATGGTCGAAATGGTCGAAACCGCTGCAATCCTCAATCAAGCAGACGATCGAGCCTTGGTTATCCTAGACGAGATCGGGCGCGGCACCGCGACCTATGATGGTCTCTCGATTGCTTGGGCGACACTTGAACATCTTCACGATGTGAACCGCTGCCGCGCTCTTTTTGCGACGCACTACCACGAAATGTCCTCGCTCGCCGAGAAACTGGACGGCGTGGATAATGCGACCGTATCCGTCAAGGAATGGAAGGGCGATGTCGTCTTTCTTCATGAAGTTCGACGTGGAACAGCAGACAGAAGCTATGGGGTTCAGGTCGCCCGGCTTGCCGGCCTTCCTCCGCTTGTCGTCGAGCGTGCCAAAGTCGTCTTGGAAGCGCTTGAAAAAGGCGAGCGTGAAGGCGGCACTGCACGTCAGAGTCTCATCGATGATCTGCCGCTTTTCGCGGCTATGTCGGCACCCGCAAAGCCGACAGAGAGTCAAAAAGCCTCGGCGGTGGAAGATCGCCTTAGGGAAATTTTCCCAGACAACCTTACACCGCGCGAGGCCCTTGATCTTCTCTACGAGCTAAAAGCTCTGAGCGGGTCTGATTAGGAAGCTGGCGTCGAAGATACGCCGACTTGCGCTGGACGCAGCAAGCGATCGTGAAGGAGGAAGCCCTCGGCCATCACCTGGATAATATCGCCGGCCTTGGTTCCAGGGACAGGCGCTTCAAACATTGCCTCGTGCTGCTGGGGATCAAATCGATCACCGACTTCAGGCTTAACAAGAGTAACGCCGTGCTTTTGAAACACATTCAAAAGTTCGCGCATGGTGAGCTCGATACCTTCGATCACAGCTGCCGATGTTT encodes:
- a CDS encoding class I SAM-dependent RNA methyltransferase: MQLIKSLTHNALGRTEDGELVARVLPDEEVDVLEDGTARILKPSPDRVAPPCRHFKACGGCALQHASDRFVAEWKASVVQKALAAQGIDFAPEHVETSPANSRRRAKFSGKRTKKGAMVGFHAKGSGTIVEIPDCKLLTPELIALIPTLEALTVAAASRKGEIDITVIQSEAGPDIHVETDKELTEAIRIEMAEFARIHNIARLVWKDEPIVTMNPPEQRFGAARVVPPPGSFLQATKAGEAALQSFVIETVGKAPSVIDLFSGCGTFSLPLAKTAEVHAVEGVREMLAALDRGWREASGLKLVTTETRDLFRRPLEPDELARFKAIVIDPPRAGAEAQIEAITRSAVPVVAMVSCNPVTFARDAKTLVDAGWKLERLIVVDQFRWSSHVEIAGAFTRS
- a CDS encoding Hsp33 family molecular chaperone HslO, whose amino-acid sequence is MSLGSQLAWDDTVLPFQLDRSDIRGRVARLDGLLQQVLAQHDYPPQIEALIAEMCLLTALIGQTIKLRWKLSLQVRGSGSVRLIATDYYGPTDDGEPARIRAYASFDREALDPNQDTFTQIGQGYFAILIDQGKGMTPYQGITPIAGGSLSKCAETYFAQSEQIPTRFELSFGTSQMPGQDAHWRAGGVMLQHMPKASPFAKGEEATGEDGLLAATDLLDEDEGENWTRANVLLDTVEQLELIGPTVQPTELLLRLFHEETPRVFDAQTVKFGCTCSEERVRESLSIYSAKDIRHMTTEEGIVTADCQFCGSHYEFDPATLGFEATEKPDEQA
- a CDS encoding ribokinase, whose product is MAIWNLGSINADIVYSVPHILAPGETLSSTGRAIYLGGKGANMSVAAARAGAQVHHIGAVGADGIWARDRLLEYGVDTRYIETIGDLTSQAIIAVADDGENTIIIQPGASTLIRLESVQAALSEAHTGDRVVCQNETNLQVETAALAKQMGLKVAYAAAPFSAKAVSDVIEFIDFLILNEVEARQLTEALGKTPQELGVRDVIITLGSRGAEWFETEHGIHKTFEAYKVEPVDTTGAGDTFTGYVLAGLDRGQPMEQALRTANRAGAIMVTRKGAADSIPDLHEVQTVRL
- a CDS encoding argininosuccinate synthase; translation: MSAPKKVVLAYSGGLDTSIILKWLQTEYGCEVVTFTADLGQGEELEPARKKAELLGIKPENIFIEDVREEFVKDFVFPMFRANAVYEGLYLLGTSIARPLISKRLVEIAEMTGADAVAHGATGKGNDQVRFELSAYALNPAIKVIAPWREWDLTSRTKLIEFAEEHQIPIAKDKRGEAPFSVDANLLHTSSEGKALENPADQAPEYVYQRTVSPEEAPDTPEFIEVTFEKGDAVAINGVEMSPATILTELNEYGRKHGIGRLDFVENRFVGMKSRGIYETPGGTILLEAHRGIEQITLDSGAGHLKDSIMPRYAELIYNGFWFSPEREMLQALIDKSQEHVTGTVRLKLYKGSASTVGRWSEYSLYSEKHVTFEEDAGAYDQKDAAGFIQLNALRLKLIATRNRRVKG
- a CDS encoding NUDIX hydrolase, which produces MRRFGEPVISGQKYTVRPGVYVILPRQGRLLLTKQDGEVQLPGGGIDRGESPLQALHREVFEETGWRIADPLKVGVYQRFCYMPDYDLWAKKVCHIYIARPILKLGAPTELGHQAVWVEKALAEIVLANSGDRAFVASL
- a CDS encoding CoA pyrophosphatase; translation: MNKPDLRQILLSALAKRGDSSSDFDLNPGIRLPAGRTPRQAAVLVAFNESDGSLILTKRSAHLKHHPGQIAFPGGRRDDTDADLEATALREAHEEIGLVPSNVEVLGCLPTHETVSNYIATPVVALVKEPFVFEPEAGEVEEAFTVPFDHVTNPSNFRVEGRRWQGQKRFYFTVPYGPYYIWGATALILRRFAERLDQ
- a CDS encoding CCA tRNA nucleotidyltransferase codes for the protein MFEDAGFEAFFVGGCVRNALLKQPVSDFDISTSATPEQILSLAESVGIKAVPTGIDHGTITLVEDGIPFEVTTYRKDVETDGRHAVVAFAETMQEDAARRDFTMNALYANSKGDVFDPIGGLPDLEQGIVRFIGNPEDRIREDYLRILRFFRFSAWYGNADQGIDAEALAACAEHQDGIEALSAERIGNEMRKLLAAPDPAPVLGSMGASGILARVLPGAAPVTLAILVHLATEAVPDPMLRLAALGGQDAKERLRLSNSEAKRVDLYQAEALGSKAPAELAYRYGLETARSIMVLRFAFFQNPLPAIEDDLALGASASFPIKAQELLGQYEGHALGERLRTLEAAWIESGFTLSKDALLAL